A genomic region of Enterobacter hormaechei ATCC 49162 contains the following coding sequences:
- a CDS encoding HpcH/HpaI aldolase family protein produces the protein MRNNTLKTACRENTPIVNGWLAIPSGYSAEIMGHQGYDAVTIDLQHGMIDFASALTMLQALSATPAVPLVRVADNDPAHIMRVLDAGAYGVICPMISSAEEARRFVAACRYPPLGIRSFGPARGLLYGGSDYPQHANDAILTLAMIETREGLENLDAILDTDGLDGVFIGPNDLSLTLTGSASAESQHPEMVAAIERVIVRCRQQQKIAGIFCTSGAAAAARIAQGFQFVTPANDVMQLGRASREAIALARGTAIPSTGASGY, from the coding sequence GTGCGCAATAACACACTAAAGACCGCATGTCGGGAAAATACCCCGATCGTTAACGGCTGGCTGGCGATCCCGTCTGGCTATAGCGCGGAAATTATGGGCCATCAGGGTTACGACGCCGTCACCATCGATTTGCAGCACGGCATGATTGATTTTGCCAGCGCGCTGACGATGCTCCAGGCGCTATCGGCCACGCCTGCCGTGCCGCTGGTCCGCGTGGCCGATAACGATCCGGCGCACATCATGCGCGTATTAGACGCCGGAGCCTATGGCGTCATCTGCCCGATGATCTCCAGCGCGGAAGAAGCCCGTCGCTTTGTCGCTGCCTGTCGCTATCCGCCGCTGGGTATTCGCTCCTTTGGTCCGGCGAGAGGTCTACTCTACGGCGGCAGCGATTACCCGCAGCACGCTAACGACGCGATCCTGACGCTGGCGATGATCGAAACCCGCGAGGGGCTGGAAAATCTTGACGCCATCCTTGATACCGACGGACTGGACGGCGTGTTTATTGGTCCCAACGATCTCTCCCTGACGCTGACGGGCAGCGCCAGCGCCGAATCCCAGCATCCGGAAATGGTTGCCGCCATCGAACGGGTGATTGTCCGCTGCCGCCAGCAGCAGAAGATTGCCGGGATTTTCTGTACCTCCGGCGCGGCGGCCGCGGCGCGTATTGCGCAGGGGTTCCAGTTTGTCACGCCCGCTAACGACGTTATGCAGCTGGGCCGCGCCTCGCGTGAAGCCATCGCCCTCGCCCGCGGCACCGCCATCCCTTCCACCGGTGCGTCCGGTTATTAA
- a CDS encoding alpha/beta fold hydrolase: MEYPLLDNTDLPLVLLGGTLCNARLWQPVIERLNVSAVLCITLTGAESAPQASQRLLSMLPPRFLLAGFSLGAIVALQIAADAPERVNGLTLISVNPLPVAPDTLASRREAVRTAQARGLADWLVSSLWQRYVAPSRLSDRFLQEIICRMAQACGIETFAEQTEMAIHRQDNRAAFNALACPTLLLNGAQDVICTPHHHHVLAAGNANVTWHTVETGGHFIPLETPDEVAPLLRQWITECIQCAITH, from the coding sequence ATGGAATATCCGCTTCTGGACAATACCGACCTGCCGCTGGTGCTGCTTGGTGGCACGCTCTGTAACGCCCGGCTCTGGCAGCCCGTCATTGAACGGCTGAACGTCTCGGCGGTGCTGTGCATCACGCTGACGGGGGCAGAGTCCGCGCCGCAGGCGTCGCAGCGGCTGCTGAGCATGCTGCCACCGCGCTTTCTGCTGGCGGGCTTTTCGCTCGGCGCGATTGTCGCGCTGCAAATCGCCGCCGACGCGCCAGAAAGAGTGAACGGGCTGACGCTGATTTCCGTTAATCCGTTGCCCGTTGCGCCAGATACCCTGGCTTCACGCCGGGAAGCGGTACGCACCGCACAGGCGCGGGGCCTGGCCGACTGGCTGGTCTCCTCGCTGTGGCAACGCTATGTCGCCCCGTCACGTCTCTCCGATCGGTTCCTGCAAGAGATTATTTGCCGAATGGCGCAGGCGTGCGGCATCGAGACCTTTGCGGAGCAAACGGAGATGGCCATTCACCGGCAGGATAACCGGGCAGCGTTTAACGCCCTCGCCTGCCCCACATTACTTCTTAACGGCGCGCAGGACGTTATCTGCACGCCCCATCATCACCACGTGCTGGCAGCAGGCAACGCGAACGTGACCTGGCATACGGTGGAGACGGGCGGACATTTTATTCCGCTGGAAACCCCGGATGAGGTCGCGCCGCTGCTGCGTCAGTGGATAACGGAGTGCATACAGTGCGCAATAACACACTAA
- a CDS encoding SDR family NAD(P)-dependent oxidoreductase, which yields MTLLQTPSFTLHGKRALVTGGSKGIGFAAAVALAQAGAEVWIAARHRDALDGAVALAAAHQLSLHPVVLDITLTDDVERVLATLPEFDILVNSAGLARHQPFLEVSEENFDAVMALNLRATFFISQRVARNMRAGGKEGSIIHISSQMGHVGGPERSVYCASKFALEGLTRTMALELGDAGIRVNTLCPTFIETDLTRASLADPAFRRYVLDNIKLRRPGTLEDIMGPVVFLASDAAGLITGSALMVDGGWTAT from the coding sequence ATGACGCTTTTGCAAACGCCGTCTTTCACCCTGCACGGCAAACGCGCGCTGGTGACCGGCGGGTCAAAAGGAATTGGCTTTGCTGCCGCCGTCGCCCTCGCACAGGCGGGCGCAGAGGTATGGATTGCCGCCCGGCACCGTGACGCGCTGGACGGCGCGGTGGCGCTGGCTGCGGCGCACCAGCTCTCTCTCCATCCGGTGGTACTGGATATTACCCTCACCGATGATGTGGAGCGTGTGCTGGCCACCTTGCCGGAATTCGACATTCTGGTTAACAGCGCCGGGCTGGCCCGCCACCAGCCTTTCCTTGAGGTCAGTGAGGAAAATTTTGATGCGGTGATGGCGCTCAATCTGCGCGCCACCTTTTTTATCAGCCAGCGCGTGGCGCGCAACATGCGCGCGGGCGGTAAGGAGGGATCGATTATTCACATCTCATCGCAAATGGGACACGTTGGTGGCCCCGAGCGTAGCGTGTACTGTGCCTCCAAATTCGCGCTTGAAGGGTTAACCCGAACGATGGCGCTGGAGCTGGGCGACGCGGGGATCCGCGTCAATACGCTGTGCCCGACCTTCATTGAAACCGACCTGACGCGCGCGTCGCTTGCCGACCCGGCATTTCGCCGCTACGTGCTGGACAACATCAAACTGCGCCGGCCAGGCACGCTGGAGGACATTATGGGGCCGGTGGTGTTCCTCGCCTCGGATGCCGCCGGGCTGATCACCGGCAGCGCCCTGATGGTTGACGGCGGCTGGACGGCAACGTGA
- the hisD gene encoding histidinol dehydrogenase: MSFKLKTGKSTEERQQANQQIRETVEHILADIEKRGNKAIRELSIKFDRYDRQDYRLSPAEIDRCIKQLSRQDIQDIEFAQQQVANFARAQKACLRDLEIETRPGVILGHKNIPINAVGCYVPGGKYPLLASAHMSIITASVAGCSRIISCAPPFNGQPAPAIVAAQKMAGATEIYALGGIQAIGAMALGTDSLAPVDMLVGPGNAFVAEAKRQLFGRVGIDLFAGPTETLVIADDTVDAEICATDLLGQAEHGVTTPAILLTNSLSLANETLSEVERLLEKLPTADIARQSWRDYGEIIVCDSYEEMLLEADRIASEHVQVMTDRDDWFLANLTNYGALFLGPRTNVAYGDKVIGTNHTLPTQKAARYTGGLWVGKFMKTCTFQKVLSDEATAEIGSYCSRLSLLEGFAGHAEQANIRVRRYGKTEVPYATPAPVREKV, from the coding sequence GTGTCGTTTAAATTAAAAACCGGTAAATCTACCGAAGAACGCCAGCAGGCCAACCAGCAAATAAGAGAAACGGTTGAGCACATACTTGCGGATATTGAAAAGCGCGGCAATAAAGCCATCCGGGAATTATCCATTAAATTCGATCGCTATGACCGGCAGGATTATCGCCTTTCGCCCGCAGAGATCGACCGCTGTATTAAACAGTTAAGCCGCCAGGATATTCAGGATATTGAATTCGCCCAGCAGCAGGTGGCGAATTTTGCCCGCGCGCAAAAAGCGTGTCTGCGGGATCTGGAAATTGAAACGCGCCCCGGCGTGATCCTCGGGCATAAAAATATTCCGATTAACGCCGTCGGGTGCTATGTCCCGGGCGGAAAATATCCCCTGCTCGCCTCCGCACATATGTCGATCATTACCGCCAGCGTGGCGGGGTGTTCAAGAATTATCAGCTGTGCCCCGCCGTTTAACGGTCAGCCCGCCCCGGCGATTGTCGCGGCGCAAAAAATGGCTGGCGCAACGGAAATCTATGCCCTCGGCGGCATTCAGGCAATAGGCGCCATGGCGCTGGGCACCGACTCACTGGCCCCGGTGGACATGCTCGTCGGCCCCGGTAACGCGTTTGTCGCAGAGGCTAAACGTCAGCTGTTTGGCCGCGTAGGTATCGACTTGTTTGCCGGACCAACGGAAACGCTGGTGATTGCCGATGACACCGTTGACGCGGAAATATGCGCCACGGATCTGCTGGGCCAGGCCGAACACGGCGTCACTACGCCCGCTATCCTGCTGACGAACTCGCTTTCGCTTGCCAACGAGACGCTTAGCGAAGTGGAGCGACTGCTGGAAAAACTCCCTACCGCCGACATCGCCCGCCAGTCCTGGCGGGACTATGGCGAAATCATCGTCTGCGACAGCTACGAAGAGATGCTGCTGGAGGCGGATCGCATTGCTTCCGAGCACGTTCAGGTGATGACCGACCGGGACGACTGGTTCCTGGCTAACCTGACCAACTACGGCGCGCTGTTCCTTGGCCCGCGTACCAACGTGGCCTATGGCGATAAGGTGATCGGCACCAACCACACGCTGCCCACGCAAAAAGCCGCGCGCTATACCGGCGGGCTGTGGGTTGGCAAATTCATGAAAACCTGCACCTTCCAGAAAGTCCTTAGCGACGAGGCGACCGCCGAAATCGGCAGCTATTGTTCGCGCCTGTCGCTGCTGGAAGGGTTCGCCGGACACGCCGAGCAGGCCAATATTCGCGTGCGTCGTTATGGCAAGACGGAGGTTCCTTACGCGACACCTGCCCCGGTCAGGGAAAAGGTGTAA
- a CDS encoding MFS transporter has product MFRALLRRREARLFFIISILFFICIHSIDAFLAPMMINQGIEPQIMGIIMGASGLATLLIRFPLGIISDVVKSRRIFIQIGLLLPIIAWPIAWLEPNALTLYLAKAADGVTAATWVLYNILFMRYFDRSEAPAAVALLALAGPIGVFLGNCIGAVLIHYFANNIAFFVSCISALVALFLTTRIKDVHDPVQAPTLKACITGARQQLADRSVWLIGILATVVILVPFATRDTLTPVYAEQLGARAGILAVLGNIHLLFYGLAIALCSSVFYQRLGLVKTAVLGIALQVISTFGIPFTSNMYVIYLWQALAGFSFGMAFAAFMSLSVVNTTADEQSTRMGLFQTIYSCGMFAGPVMMGVMMQHINLSSGYLLIAALSVVAAIATPLSARWIYARKAQTSSQLLKNGAYAAAPDQ; this is encoded by the coding sequence ATGTTTCGAGCACTGTTACGCCGTCGGGAAGCCCGGCTCTTTTTTATCATCAGCATCCTGTTCTTCATCTGCATCCACAGCATTGATGCCTTCCTGGCCCCCATGATGATCAACCAGGGCATTGAGCCGCAGATCATGGGGATCATCATGGGCGCGTCCGGGCTGGCAACCCTTCTGATACGCTTCCCGCTGGGCATTATTTCCGACGTGGTGAAAAGTCGCAGGATCTTTATCCAGATTGGTCTGCTGCTGCCAATTATCGCCTGGCCGATTGCCTGGCTTGAACCCAACGCCCTTACGCTGTATCTGGCAAAAGCGGCTGACGGCGTCACGGCGGCGACCTGGGTGCTGTATAACATTCTGTTCATGCGTTACTTCGATCGCAGCGAAGCCCCGGCCGCCGTCGCACTGCTGGCGCTGGCTGGCCCCATCGGCGTTTTTCTCGGCAATTGCATTGGCGCGGTGCTGATTCACTATTTCGCCAACAACATCGCCTTTTTTGTCTCGTGCATCTCTGCGCTGGTGGCGTTATTCCTGACGACCCGCATTAAGGACGTGCACGATCCGGTGCAGGCCCCCACGCTGAAAGCTTGCATTACCGGGGCACGCCAGCAGCTGGCCGACCGTTCCGTCTGGCTGATTGGCATTCTGGCAACCGTCGTGATTCTGGTGCCCTTTGCCACCCGCGACACGCTGACGCCGGTCTATGCGGAGCAGCTTGGCGCCCGGGCGGGGATCCTCGCGGTGCTGGGTAACATTCATCTTCTGTTTTACGGGCTGGCCATCGCCCTGTGCAGCTCGGTGTTTTATCAGCGCCTTGGGCTGGTCAAAACCGCCGTACTCGGCATCGCCTTACAGGTGATCTCCACCTTCGGCATCCCCTTCACCAGCAATATGTATGTCATTTATCTGTGGCAGGCGCTGGCAGGCTTTTCGTTCGGTATGGCGTTTGCCGCGTTTATGTCGCTCAGCGTGGTCAATACCACCGCCGACGAGCAATCCACGCGGATGGGATTATTCCAGACCATCTATTCCTGCGGCATGTTTGCCGGGCCGGTGATGATGGGCGTGATGATGCAACATATTAACCTGTCGTCCGGTTATCTCTTAATTGCCGCCCTGTCGGTTGTAGCCGCCATTGCCACGCCGCTGTCCGCGCGCTGGATCTATGCCCGCAAGGCGCAAACCTCTTCCCAATTATTAAAAAACGGTGCGTACGCCGCCGCGCCGGATCAATAA
- a CDS encoding LacI family DNA-binding transcriptional regulator, which produces MKRKTFAAVTSQQVAQLAGVSQSAVSRTFTPGASISPATREKVLKAARELGYRPNAIARSLNTARSRIIGVVISYFDNPFYSQVLEALAQKLDTLNYHLLLFVGDREGNVDRIFDQIMQYRVDGIVLASVTLSLELSEECLAAGIPVVLFNRSEESGMASSVNSNNEAAARQIAEFLLAGEHQRFAYVGGVADSPVNIARQRGFISTLEEHGITDVRVVHGNYDVQQTTRAAYALFSASPAPDAVFVANDHMAVTVMDVARYEFGLRVPEEVSVVGYDDIGPSGWPSYALTSASQPVGAMVDATVELLMKQIDSGTIEPEQITVPGTLVIRHSARRPRSGVIETNGLTLFQSRERK; this is translated from the coding sequence ATGAAACGTAAGACTTTTGCAGCAGTCACATCCCAGCAGGTCGCACAGCTGGCGGGCGTATCGCAATCCGCCGTGTCGCGAACCTTCACGCCGGGCGCCAGTATCTCACCGGCGACGCGTGAAAAAGTGCTGAAGGCGGCGCGGGAGCTGGGCTATCGTCCGAACGCGATTGCCCGTTCGCTCAATACGGCCCGCTCGCGCATTATCGGCGTGGTGATCTCTTATTTTGATAATCCCTTTTATTCGCAGGTGCTGGAGGCGCTGGCACAAAAACTGGACACGCTGAACTATCACCTGCTGCTGTTCGTTGGCGACCGTGAAGGTAACGTTGACCGTATTTTTGACCAGATTATGCAGTACCGGGTGGATGGCATTGTGCTGGCCTCGGTGACGCTGTCGCTGGAGTTATCTGAAGAGTGCCTCGCCGCCGGGATACCGGTGGTGCTGTTTAACCGCAGCGAAGAGAGCGGCATGGCCTCCAGCGTAAACAGTAATAACGAAGCGGCGGCGCGGCAGATTGCCGAGTTTCTGCTGGCGGGGGAGCATCAGCGTTTCGCTTATGTGGGCGGCGTGGCCGACTCGCCGGTCAATATCGCCCGCCAGCGCGGGTTCATTTCCACGCTGGAAGAGCACGGCATTACCGACGTGCGGGTAGTGCACGGCAACTACGACGTTCAGCAAACTACCCGCGCGGCTTATGCCCTGTTTTCAGCGTCGCCCGCGCCGGATGCGGTCTTTGTCGCCAACGACCATATGGCCGTCACGGTGATGGATGTGGCGCGCTATGAATTTGGTTTGCGCGTTCCGGAGGAGGTCTCCGTGGTCGGGTATGACGACATCGGCCCTTCCGGCTGGCCCTCCTACGCGCTCACCTCGGCATCGCAGCCGGTTGGCGCGATGGTGGATGCCACGGTGGAGCTGTTAATGAAGCAAATTGACAGCGGAACCATCGAGCCTGAACAGATTACGGTGCCCGGTACGCTGGTGATACGCCACTCGGCGCGTCGCCCACGCAGCGGCGTTATCGAAACCAATGGTTTAACGCTATTTCAGTCCAGGGAGCGCAAATGA
- a CDS encoding nuclear transport factor 2 family protein gives MTRLRGFSPQFDSIQQFILTLTHVVWEQKDIGQLADFYAMPVVFTTPEKQLHELSQFMRLTLEAMHSFPQRAVLTEDILCSQNPGDEYYAAQRTVARIQHQGEGFFGPPTGKNVWVRTWADRICVDGAVRQEWLLQDRAAIVAQLGLDVREFAVNLATMRQQLGVEMVSAETLDARWAGGPEGDDVEGALAGVVERYLTMWAGGNSGVVPGLYHPAATLYAPGHCICTGEQDIGAQLSGYRASFADSETQLHHLIVRKDPHEPIRLSLRWSLLTWHDGYGKFGAPTRKPISITGISQLELRDGLIFREYLGIDELAIWSQIVN, from the coding sequence ATGACAAGATTGCGGGGCTTCAGCCCACAATTCGACTCCATCCAGCAGTTCATTTTGACGCTGACGCACGTGGTGTGGGAGCAGAAAGATATCGGCCAGCTGGCGGATTTTTACGCTATGCCGGTGGTTTTCACCACCCCGGAAAAACAGCTGCATGAACTTTCTCAGTTTATGCGCCTGACGCTTGAGGCGATGCACAGTTTTCCCCAGCGTGCGGTGCTGACGGAGGATATTCTGTGCAGCCAGAATCCGGGTGATGAATATTACGCGGCGCAGCGCACGGTTGCGCGAATTCAGCACCAGGGAGAGGGCTTTTTTGGTCCACCCACCGGGAAAAATGTCTGGGTCCGCACCTGGGCCGATCGCATCTGTGTTGACGGTGCCGTGCGTCAGGAGTGGCTGCTTCAGGATCGCGCGGCGATTGTGGCGCAGCTGGGGCTGGATGTTCGTGAATTTGCCGTTAACCTGGCGACCATGCGCCAGCAGCTCGGGGTGGAGATGGTTTCAGCCGAGACGCTGGACGCCCGCTGGGCGGGCGGGCCGGAGGGCGACGACGTGGAAGGGGCGCTGGCCGGGGTCGTTGAGCGCTACTTAACGATGTGGGCGGGCGGCAACAGCGGCGTGGTGCCTGGTCTTTATCATCCGGCGGCGACGCTGTACGCGCCGGGACACTGCATCTGTACCGGCGAACAGGACATTGGCGCACAGCTTTCCGGCTACCGCGCCTCGTTTGCCGACAGCGAAACGCAGCTCCATCACCTGATTGTGCGTAAAGATCCTCATGAGCCGATTCGACTTTCATTGCGCTGGTCGTTATTAACCTGGCATGACGGTTACGGCAAATTTGGTGCGCCGACCCGTAAACCGATATCCATTACCGGTATTAGCCAGCTTGAATTACGTGACGGTTTAATTTTCCGTGAATATCTGGGGATCGATGAATTAGCGATCTGGTCGCAAATAGTGAATTAA
- a CDS encoding ester cyclase encodes MSSTEATNKAPAVPERSSVKALKEEPVLQVERRDFVDLVPEKRPRVQSLRGFDDCYTDIVDYIVRCTHKIWDERDVGLIYSHYTHNCVLYNALGTLYNREQVVQDTLQRLIAFPERRGMATQVIWNGNDVDGFYTSHLVTGSGRHTQHSHLGKPTNRTFVTRTVADCMIHENKIYREWVVSDNMSLMKQLGLNTDQIAFNMAKEQFDKGFRVMDIGENGRMLGQYPPEMECDVSIAHTDTEEQCLRWLHEIYNRRMFGKIKEVYAPNVQWHGPLMKELYGTAAVTHQTLALVGMIPDGAWLPQHICSNPCDEGGVKVAVRWIIEGHHLGYGELGKPTGERLFVMGMSHYHIVNGKIVDEWVVYDHLALLAQIKLGQMEDA; translated from the coding sequence ATGTCTTCAACTGAAGCAACAAATAAAGCACCAGCCGTACCCGAAAGAAGCAGCGTGAAAGCGCTGAAAGAGGAGCCTGTATTACAGGTGGAGCGTCGTGATTTTGTCGATCTGGTACCGGAAAAAAGACCGCGCGTGCAATCCTTACGCGGCTTTGATGACTGCTATACCGATATTGTCGATTACATTGTTCGCTGCACCCATAAAATATGGGACGAGCGCGACGTTGGCTTAATTTATTCCCACTATACCCATAATTGTGTGCTTTATAACGCGCTGGGCACATTATATAACCGCGAGCAGGTGGTGCAGGACACGCTGCAACGCTTAATTGCCTTCCCGGAACGACGCGGAATGGCCACCCAGGTTATCTGGAACGGGAATGACGTTGACGGTTTTTATACCTCTCACCTGGTGACGGGAAGCGGGCGGCATACCCAGCACAGTCATTTAGGTAAGCCGACAAACCGCACCTTTGTAACCCGTACCGTGGCGGATTGCATGATCCACGAGAATAAAATTTACCGGGAGTGGGTGGTCAGCGACAACATGTCGTTGATGAAACAGCTCGGCCTGAATACCGATCAGATCGCGTTTAACATGGCAAAAGAGCAGTTTGATAAAGGCTTCCGCGTGATGGACATTGGTGAAAATGGCCGCATGCTGGGGCAATATCCGCCGGAGATGGAATGCGATGTGTCTATTGCGCACACCGATACGGAGGAGCAGTGCCTGCGCTGGCTGCATGAGATCTACAACCGCCGGATGTTCGGCAAAATCAAAGAGGTTTACGCGCCGAACGTGCAGTGGCACGGACCGCTGATGAAAGAGCTGTACGGCACCGCGGCGGTAACCCATCAGACGCTGGCGCTGGTAGGCATGATCCCTGACGGCGCGTGGCTGCCGCAGCATATCTGCTCCAACCCGTGCGATGAAGGCGGCGTAAAAGTCGCGGTTCGCTGGATCATTGAAGGGCATCACCTGGGGTATGGCGAGCTGGGCAAACCGACCGGGGAACGACTCTTCGTGATGGGCATGTCGCACTACCACATCGTCAACGGAAAAATTGTTGATGAATGGGTCGTTTATGACCACCTGGCGCTGCTGGCGCAAATCAAACTCGGCCAGATGGAGGACGCGTAA
- the hisD gene encoding histidinol dehydrogenase produces MLNQVSWIKHPQGQDVQADRSLTETVRAIIERVKSEGDAALRAFSQQFDKVVPAQFEVSEQEIADALEGMDAQTRRDSEFAINQVRRFAQAQLATMQPLETETLPGVHLGHRIIPVQTVGCYVPGGRYPILSAPVMSIVPATVAGCEQIIACLPPGAHPAMIAVCHLAGAHRIFKVGGAQAIAAMAWGTESIPSVDKIVGPGNAFVNEAKRQVFGKVGIDALAGPSEIFTIADDSADPRILAADMLAQAEHDIHTRVGLATTSRDIAERTLAEVERQLASLPTAATAGEAWRRQGEIVLCEDEAQLIAFADHMATEHLQVHTRDPHATAAKIRNYGSLFIGQNASVVFSDKCCGTNHTLPTMAAARYTGGLWVGAYVKICTHQWIDEQGIPAIAEPAIRQSRTEGMQGHRQAAEIRLRPQDIDAITTGLRD; encoded by the coding sequence ATGTTGAATCAGGTGAGCTGGATCAAGCATCCGCAGGGGCAGGATGTTCAGGCCGATCGTTCGTTAACGGAGACGGTCCGCGCCATCATCGAACGCGTGAAAAGCGAAGGTGACGCCGCGCTAAGAGCCTTTTCGCAGCAGTTTGATAAGGTCGTGCCCGCGCAGTTTGAGGTGAGCGAGCAGGAGATTGCCGACGCGCTGGAGGGGATGGATGCTCAGACGCGTCGCGACAGTGAGTTTGCGATTAATCAGGTGCGCCGTTTCGCGCAGGCGCAGCTGGCGACCATGCAGCCGCTGGAGACAGAGACGCTGCCGGGCGTACATCTCGGCCACCGGATCATCCCGGTGCAGACGGTGGGCTGCTACGTGCCGGGCGGACGGTATCCGATTCTTTCCGCCCCCGTGATGTCGATTGTCCCTGCGACGGTGGCGGGCTGCGAACAGATTATCGCCTGCCTGCCGCCGGGCGCGCATCCGGCGATGATCGCGGTATGCCATCTGGCGGGTGCGCACCGCATATTCAAAGTTGGCGGCGCACAGGCTATTGCGGCCATGGCCTGGGGCACGGAGAGCATTCCGTCGGTAGATAAAATTGTTGGGCCAGGCAACGCCTTTGTTAACGAAGCGAAGCGCCAGGTGTTCGGTAAAGTCGGCATTGACGCGCTCGCCGGGCCAAGCGAAATATTCACCATCGCGGACGACAGCGCCGACCCGCGCATTCTGGCCGCCGATATGCTGGCCCAGGCAGAGCACGATATTCACACCCGCGTCGGGCTGGCGACGACCAGCCGGGATATCGCGGAGCGTACTCTGGCGGAAGTGGAGCGTCAGCTCGCCAGCCTGCCAACGGCGGCAACGGCGGGGGAGGCGTGGCGTCGGCAGGGTGAGATTGTGCTCTGCGAAGATGAAGCGCAGCTGATTGCGTTTGCTGACCATATGGCGACGGAGCATTTGCAGGTGCATACCCGCGATCCGCACGCGACGGCGGCGAAGATCCGCAATTACGGTTCGCTGTTTATTGGTCAGAACGCCAGCGTGGTGTTCTCCGATAAATGCTGTGGTACTAACCACACGTTACCGACCATGGCGGCGGCACGCTATACCGGCGGTCTGTGGGTAGGGGCGTACGTTAAAATCTGTACCCATCAGTGGATTGATGAGCAGGGTATCCCGGCAATCGCAGAACCGGCGATCCGCCAGAGCCGTACCGAGGGGATGCAGGGGCACCGACAGGCGGCGGAAATTCGCCTGCGTCCGCAGGACATCGACGCCATTACTACCGGCCTGCGTGACTAA
- a CDS encoding amidase family protein, with translation MMRLIPSEDCPEEIARRLDAIQQHRALNAILGVNPDALSLAKQYQQLARQGVQIGPLHGVPVIVKDNIACAPMPVTLGCRALASLAATSDARVVQRLRGAGAIILARANMSEFAFDVRSRSSLGGDVANPLCPSVTAGGSSGGCAAAVAAGMADGALGTDTGGSVRIPCSYTGLVGLRPTFRRAQLDGVAPLSPSKDTVGPMVHSVEDAALLHAVIHGLPPVALPARSLKGVRFGVVTALQGEDEVQLEVWQSALDTLRRAGATLVAVSLPFLEEVRQATCLSLYEFRVAIDGWLSKQPGAPSGLTDIVASGAFLPEFAPFLRQMLTCDTLKTPLWLAGRRFQRLLRQNLRRVAEAQRIDGFLYPTVQRLPDSLAKMPPGCAPELAAISGLPAITLPCGVSRIGLPVGMEMLSVQEDETVLMTLALACERALGGECKI, from the coding sequence ATGATGCGCCTGATACCGTCCGAGGACTGCCCGGAAGAGATCGCCCGACGACTCGACGCCATACAGCAACATCGCGCGCTGAACGCGATCCTCGGGGTTAACCCGGATGCCCTCTCTCTGGCGAAACAGTATCAACAGCTGGCCCGGCAAGGGGTACAGATCGGCCCTTTGCACGGCGTACCGGTGATCGTAAAAGATAATATCGCCTGCGCGCCGATGCCCGTCACCCTTGGCTGCCGTGCGCTGGCCTCACTCGCAGCAACTTCAGACGCCCGCGTTGTACAGCGGCTGCGCGGGGCCGGGGCGATTATCCTCGCCAGAGCGAATATGTCCGAGTTTGCCTTCGACGTGCGCTCGCGAAGCTCGCTGGGGGGCGATGTGGCGAATCCCCTTTGCCCGTCGGTGACTGCCGGAGGCTCCAGCGGAGGATGCGCCGCTGCGGTTGCAGCCGGAATGGCGGATGGCGCGCTGGGAACCGATACCGGTGGCTCTGTGCGCATTCCCTGTAGTTATACCGGGCTGGTAGGACTCCGGCCCACGTTTCGCCGGGCACAGTTAGACGGCGTTGCGCCGCTGTCACCCAGCAAAGACACCGTCGGACCCATGGTGCATAGCGTTGAAGATGCCGCCCTTCTGCATGCCGTTATCCACGGTTTGCCGCCGGTTGCACTTCCTGCGCGTTCGCTGAAAGGCGTTCGCTTTGGCGTGGTGACCGCGTTACAGGGTGAGGATGAGGTACAGCTGGAGGTCTGGCAGTCGGCGCTGGACACGTTGCGCCGTGCCGGGGCGACGCTGGTGGCGGTTTCACTCCCCTTTCTGGAAGAGGTGAGGCAGGCCACCTGCCTCAGTCTGTATGAATTTCGCGTGGCGATTGACGGCTGGCTTAGCAAACAGCCTGGTGCCCCGTCAGGATTAACGGACATTGTGGCTTCCGGCGCTTTCCTGCCGGAGTTTGCGCCGTTTCTACGCCAGATGCTGACGTGTGACACGCTGAAAACCCCGCTCTGGCTGGCGGGGCGACGTTTTCAGCGTCTGCTGCGGCAGAACCTGCGCCGGGTGGCGGAGGCGCAGCGCATCGACGGATTTCTGTATCCCACCGTACAACGATTACCGGATAGCCTGGCGAAAATGCCGCCCGGTTGCGCGCCGGAGCTTGCCGCCATCAGCGGCCTGCCTGCCATTACGTTGCCCTGTGGCGTAAGCCGTATCGGGCTGCCGGTGGGGATGGAAATGTTATCGGTGCAGGAGGATGAAACGGTGCTGATGACGCTGGCGCTGGCGTGTGAGAGGGCGTTGGGCGGGGAGTGTAAGATATAA